Proteins encoded together in one Rossellomorea sp. y25 window:
- a CDS encoding DUF881 domain-containing protein: protein MRVRGKHVILSLVCLVLGFILAFSFSLANTEQAELGNRTNGQWKQEEALRDQILEYQQKNNNLQEELFEKQEKVVNMEKEFSKEKQIYFNLAEDAEKYRMYLGKTKVQGPGVNVTLSDADYDPNEENANNYIVHEHHVFKVINELYIAGASAVAINGQRLKHDSYILCNGPVIQIDGIEYPAPFEITAIGDPEVLSSAMNITGGVKDQLVNDNIIFKLEKKNTVILEPSISES from the coding sequence ATGAGGGTGAGAGGTAAGCATGTAATCCTCTCTCTTGTATGTCTGGTGTTAGGTTTCATCCTTGCTTTTTCATTTAGTCTTGCTAACACAGAACAAGCAGAACTTGGGAACCGAACGAATGGTCAGTGGAAACAGGAAGAAGCATTGAGAGATCAGATCCTTGAGTATCAGCAGAAGAATAATAATCTGCAAGAGGAACTCTTTGAGAAACAGGAGAAGGTCGTCAATATGGAGAAGGAATTTTCTAAAGAGAAACAAATTTATTTTAACCTGGCAGAAGATGCAGAGAAGTATCGCATGTACCTGGGGAAGACGAAAGTACAAGGTCCTGGGGTAAACGTAACGTTATCAGATGCTGATTACGATCCGAATGAAGAAAACGCCAATAATTATATCGTTCATGAGCACCATGTCTTTAAGGTGATCAATGAATTATACATTGCCGGGGCTTCTGCCGTAGCGATAAATGGACAAAGGCTAAAGCATGATTCATACATACTATGTAATGGTCCTGTTATTCAAATTGATGGAATCGAATATCCTGCGCCGTTTGAAATTACCGCTATTGGTGACCCGGAAGTGTTATCTTCAGCCATGAACATCACGGGCGGGGTTAAAGACCAGCTTGTAAATGATAATATTATTTTTAAACTGGAAAAAAAGAATACCGTTATTTTAGAACCAAGCATCAGCGAATCCTAA
- the sigG gene encoding RNA polymerase sporulation sigma factor SigG, with translation MTRNKVEICGVDTSKLPVLKNDEMRVLFKQMQAGDITAREKLVNGNLRLVLSVIQRFNNRGEYVDDLFQVGCIGLMKSIDNFDLGQNVRFSTYAVPMIIGEIRRYLRDNNPIRVSRSLRDIAYKALQVRERLMGETSREPTAEEIAKVLDVSHEEIVFALDAIQDPVSLFEPIYNDGGDPIFVMDQLSDEKNRDFHWIEEIALQEGMRRLNDREKLIISKRFFQGKTQMEVADEIGISQAQVSRLEKAAIKQMNKNIQ, from the coding sequence ATGACACGTAATAAAGTCGAGATTTGTGGTGTAGATACTTCCAAATTACCAGTTCTCAAGAATGATGAAATGAGAGTACTATTCAAGCAAATGCAAGCGGGCGATATTACCGCAAGAGAAAAACTTGTAAATGGGAATTTGCGCCTCGTCTTAAGTGTAATTCAACGCTTTAATAACCGTGGTGAGTATGTTGATGATTTATTTCAAGTAGGGTGTATCGGGTTAATGAAGTCCATTGATAACTTTGACTTAGGTCAGAACGTTCGATTCTCTACATACGCGGTTCCGATGATTATTGGAGAAATCCGTCGATATTTACGAGACAATAACCCAATAAGAGTATCCCGTTCACTACGAGATATTGCGTACAAAGCTCTGCAAGTAAGGGAAAGATTAATGGGTGAAACATCCAGGGAACCGACTGCTGAAGAAATAGCTAAAGTGCTTGATGTATCTCATGAAGAAATTGTATTTGCGTTAGATGCCATCCAAGATCCTGTTTCGCTGTTTGAACCCATTTATAACGATGGTGGAGATCCTATCTTTGTAATGGACCAACTGAGCGACGAAAAGAACCGTGATTTCCATTGGATTGAAGAGATCGCTCTTCAAGAAGGAATGAGGCGATTAAATGATCGAGAAAAACTCATTATCAGTAAACGCTTCTTTCAAGGGAAAACTCAAATGGAAGTCGCTGACGAGATAGGCATATCTCAGGCACAAGTATCACGTCTGGAAAAAGCAGCAATAAAACAAATGAACAAAAATATTCAATAA
- the spoIIGA gene encoding sigma-E processing peptidase SpoIIGA — protein sequence MTLYLDVIWLLNLLVDFFLLWLTGIILKRQYALWRIGIGSLMGSIIILLAFSPYAHLAGNPFMKLLFSIIMVYSAFGYRRLRYYLSNLLMFYFVTFFTGGILIGTHYFISFDPSAESSMLLASIRGFGDPISWVFVMLALPLAWYFSKGRVDSIEHVKIQYDQLLKVRIKIEEFHCTVNGLVDSGNQLQDPISKSPVMILSIAEIEGQIPGEVMALCHDVEDIFSGEKSIDPRWSDRMRIVPAQSVGRKSQLLAAIKPDSLILKDHETEWAIPNGLIAFREDPLSADGNFQAIVHPKMASQKPVLNVS from the coding sequence TTGACCTTATATCTGGATGTCATCTGGTTGTTGAATTTGTTAGTAGACTTTTTCTTATTATGGTTAACTGGGATCATCTTAAAGAGACAATATGCCCTTTGGAGGATTGGAATTGGCAGTTTGATGGGCTCGATCATTATTCTCCTTGCCTTTTCACCTTATGCGCATCTTGCAGGAAATCCTTTTATGAAATTATTGTTTTCAATCATCATGGTGTACTCAGCATTCGGGTATAGAAGGTTACGCTATTACTTATCAAATCTTCTTATGTTTTATTTTGTTACCTTTTTTACAGGTGGGATTTTAATAGGAACTCATTATTTTATAAGTTTCGACCCAAGTGCAGAATCATCCATGCTACTTGCAAGTATCCGTGGATTTGGTGATCCAATAAGCTGGGTATTCGTTATGCTCGCTCTGCCTCTTGCCTGGTATTTTTCTAAAGGGAGAGTAGATAGCATCGAGCATGTGAAGATACAGTATGATCAGCTCCTGAAGGTAAGGATAAAAATTGAAGAATTTCATTGTACCGTAAACGGCCTTGTTGACAGTGGGAATCAACTTCAAGACCCCATATCCAAAAGCCCGGTCATGATTCTGTCAATCGCCGAAATTGAAGGTCAAATTCCAGGTGAAGTGATGGCACTTTGTCACGATGTTGAAGACATTTTCTCTGGTGAAAAATCTATTGACCCACGCTGGTCTGACCGGATGAGAATTGTCCCCGCCCAATCAGTCGGAAGAAAAAGCCAACTTCTTGCCGCTATAAAGCCTGATTCTCTCATTCTGAAGGATCATGAAACAGAATGGGCGATTCCGAATGGATTGATTGCCTTCAGAGAGGATCCGCTTTCAGCAGATGGAAATTTTCAAGCGATCGTTCATCCAAAGATGGCTTCGCAAAAGCCGGTTCTTAACGTTTCTTAA
- the ftsA gene encoding cell division protein FtsA: MNSNEIYVSLDIGTSTVKVIIGEMTNDSLNIIGVGNVNSEGIRKGSIVDIDETVHTIKKAVEQAERMVGLSISQVIVGITGNHVSLQSCHGVVAVSSDNREIGDEDVLRVMDAAQVVSIPPEREIINVIPRQFIVDGLDEITDPRGMIGVRLEMEGTIITGSKTILHNTLRCVEKAGLEIVDIVLQPLAAGSVALSKDEKNLGAALIDIGGGSTTIAVFEQGHLKATTVLPVGGEHITKDLSIGLRTSTDDAEKIKTKYGHAYYDHASEDEVFSVPIIGSDQHQQFNQLEISDIIEARLEEILDLISHELKRMGIRDLPGGYVLTGGVANLPGVLELAQIVFQNRVRVAIPDYIGVREPQYTTAVGLIKYAQKNARLQGRSVSAEPVPVEAAEKRQSKPANKKPKPAKVKEEEHEDEKAMSKVKKFFGYFFE; this comes from the coding sequence GTGAACAGCAATGAAATTTACGTTAGCCTAGACATCGGTACATCCACAGTAAAAGTAATCATTGGTGAAATGACAAATGATTCCTTAAACATTATCGGTGTAGGAAATGTGAACTCAGAAGGAATCAGAAAAGGTTCCATCGTAGATATAGACGAAACTGTTCATACAATCAAGAAAGCAGTTGAACAAGCGGAAAGGATGGTTGGTTTATCCATAAGCCAAGTCATCGTAGGTATTACTGGCAACCACGTGTCTCTTCAATCTTGTCATGGTGTGGTGGCAGTATCAAGTGATAATCGGGAAATCGGCGATGAAGATGTTCTAAGAGTGATGGATGCAGCCCAGGTTGTTTCTATTCCTCCAGAAAGAGAAATCATCAATGTAATCCCAAGACAATTCATTGTTGATGGATTGGATGAGATTACAGATCCTCGAGGCATGATCGGTGTTCGACTGGAAATGGAAGGCACCATTATTACAGGATCAAAGACGATTTTACATAATACTCTACGTTGTGTAGAAAAGGCGGGCCTTGAAATTGTAGATATCGTTCTCCAACCTCTGGCAGCTGGTTCTGTTGCTTTATCAAAGGATGAGAAGAATCTGGGTGCCGCGTTAATAGATATTGGCGGCGGTTCTACAACGATAGCTGTTTTTGAACAAGGTCACTTAAAAGCTACAACTGTACTACCTGTAGGGGGAGAACATATTACCAAGGATTTATCTATTGGTTTAAGAACTTCAACTGACGATGCAGAGAAAATCAAAACAAAATATGGACATGCTTATTATGACCATGCATCAGAAGATGAAGTGTTCAGTGTACCAATTATTGGTAGTGATCAACATCAGCAATTTAATCAATTAGAAATTTCTGATATCATAGAAGCAAGGCTGGAAGAGATCTTAGACCTAATCAGCCATGAGTTGAAACGAATGGGGATAAGAGACCTGCCGGGTGGATATGTTTTAACTGGTGGTGTAGCAAATCTTCCAGGTGTGTTAGAATTAGCACAAATCGTTTTCCAAAATCGTGTACGGGTGGCAATTCCGGATTATATTGGAGTGAGAGAACCTCAGTATACGACAGCAGTAGGATTGATCAAGTACGCTCAAAAGAATGCTAGATTACAAGGAAGATCTGTTAGTGCAGAACCAGTGCCTGTAGAGGCTGCTGAGAAGCGTCAATCGAAACCAGCTAATAAAAAGCCAAAGCCTGCAAAGGTTAAAGAAGAAGAACATGAAGATGAAAAGGCCATGTCAAAAGTGAAAAAGTTCTTTGGATACTTCTTTGAATAA
- the sigE gene encoding RNA polymerase sporulation sigma factor SigE: protein MKKFKFKFLYYWYKLLIKLGLKTDEIYYIGGSEALPPPLTKEEEEVLLNKLPNGDKAARSLLIERNLRLVVYIARKFENTGINIEDLISIGTIGLIKAVNTFNPEKKIKLATYASRCIENEILMYLRRNNKIRSEVSFDEPLNIDWDGNELLLSDVLGTDEDIITKDIEATVDKKLLFNALHQLSDREKQIMELRFGLMGEEEKTQKDVADMLGISQSYISRLEKRIIKRLKKEFNKMV from the coding sequence ATGAAAAAATTCAAATTTAAATTTTTATACTATTGGTACAAACTGTTAATCAAACTTGGGCTGAAGACAGATGAAATTTACTACATAGGTGGTAGTGAAGCACTTCCCCCTCCATTGACAAAAGAGGAGGAAGAAGTACTACTCAATAAATTGCCTAATGGAGACAAGGCGGCACGTTCGCTATTGATTGAGCGTAATTTAAGGCTAGTCGTATATATAGCACGAAAGTTTGAGAATACCGGGATCAATATTGAAGACTTAATCAGCATCGGGACAATCGGTTTGATTAAAGCAGTTAACACATTCAATCCAGAGAAAAAAATCAAATTAGCTACGTATGCTTCTAGATGTATTGAAAATGAGATTCTCATGTACTTAAGAAGAAATAATAAAATCCGATCTGAAGTTTCGTTCGATGAGCCCCTCAACATTGATTGGGATGGAAATGAATTACTGTTATCAGACGTACTTGGAACAGATGAAGACATTATAACAAAAGACATTGAAGCAACCGTTGATAAAAAATTACTCTTTAACGCCCTTCACCAACTTTCTGATCGTGAAAAACAAATTATGGAGCTGCGTTTTGGTTTAATGGGAGAAGAAGAGAAGACCCAGAAGGATGTCGCTGATATGCTTGGCATCTCACAGTCCTATATCTCCCGGTTAGAAAAGAGGATTATTAAACGTCTAAAGAAGGAATTTAATAAAATGGTATGA
- a CDS encoding small basic family protein: MWLPLLGLLVGVVLGLLTDIRIPDEYSNYLSIAVLAALDTLFGGIRAHLQNIYDDKVFVSGFFFNILLAASLAFLGVHLGVDLYLAAVFAFGVRIFQNIAVIRRILISNWSNKQEKREKN, translated from the coding sequence ATGTGGCTTCCCCTTTTAGGGTTGCTGGTAGGGGTCGTATTGGGGCTTCTTACAGATATTAGAATTCCAGATGAGTACTCGAATTATTTATCAATCGCCGTCCTGGCAGCATTGGATACATTATTTGGCGGGATACGTGCCCACCTCCAGAATATTTATGATGACAAGGTCTTTGTATCTGGATTCTTTTTTAATATTTTACTAGCAGCAAGTTTAGCTTTTCTAGGTGTACATCTTGGTGTAGACTTATACCTGGCGGCTGTATTTGCTTTTGGAGTAAGGATATTCCAGAACATTGCAGTGATTAGGAGAATACTTATTAGCAATTGGTCAAATAAACAAGAAAAAAGAGAAAAAAATTAG
- a CDS encoding DUF881 domain-containing protein: MDNKLKISFTIITIIIGFMIAIQFQTVKEPVVRDTRDIWELRDALLKEKEVNSNLYAEMRAVETKLEQYKTEQQSSPERALKQTLEELKTEAGLTEKTGAGVILTIEPAMEEVLLGEKVQNVSPELLERLVNELNRYDAVDISIDGHRLINTSVIRDINGETKVDGYSIKTIPFEVRVLTKDLASAKELYNRMQVSQSVEDFFIDNLRVSISKPLEKVTVPPHKDTIRVRLMEPVKERGGNG; the protein is encoded by the coding sequence ATGGACAACAAATTAAAGATAAGCTTCACCATCATTACGATTATTATTGGGTTTATGATTGCTATACAGTTCCAAACAGTCAAAGAACCTGTTGTCCGGGATACACGAGATATATGGGAACTACGAGATGCACTATTAAAAGAAAAAGAAGTCAACTCCAATCTTTATGCAGAAATGCGTGCTGTAGAAACGAAGTTGGAACAGTATAAGACAGAACAGCAGTCGAGTCCAGAACGAGCGTTGAAACAAACATTAGAGGAATTGAAAACAGAAGCGGGTTTGACTGAGAAAACAGGAGCTGGAGTTATCTTAACGATTGAGCCTGCCATGGAAGAAGTCCTACTCGGGGAAAAAGTTCAAAATGTATCACCTGAACTGTTGGAAAGACTTGTGAATGAGCTGAATCGTTATGATGCAGTGGACATTTCCATAGATGGCCATCGCTTGATCAATACCTCGGTCATTCGTGATATTAATGGAGAAACCAAGGTTGATGGTTATTCAATTAAGACAATACCATTTGAAGTGAGAGTTTTAACCAAAGATTTAGCCTCTGCAAAAGAGTTGTATAATCGGATGCAGGTATCACAATCTGTGGAGGACTTTTTTATCGATAATCTTCGAGTCTCTATTTCAAAGCCTTTAGAAAAAGTGACGGTTCCACCACACAAAGATACCATACGGGTCCGTTTAATGGAGCCGGTTAAGGAAAGAGGAGGGAACGGGTAA
- the ftsZ gene encoding cell division protein FtsZ — MLEFDTNLDSLATIKVIGVGGGGNNAVNRMIEHGVQGVEFIAVNTDAQALNLSKAEIKMQIGGKLTRGLGAGANPEVGKKAAEESKEQIEEALRGADMVFVTAGMGGGTGTGAAPVIAQIAREIGALTVGVVTRPFTFEGRKRSNQASGGIAAMKEGVDTLIVIPNDRLLEIVDKSTPMLEAFREADNVLRQGVQGISDLIATPGLINLDFADVKTIMSNKGSALMGIGAASGENRATEAAKKAVSSPLLETSIDGAQGVLMNITGGTSLSLYEVQEAADIVASASDQEVNMIFGSVINEDLKDDIVVTVIATGFNEEVIQPPKQTRPTFGGMKPNQNPNPSQSIKREQPKREEPQHQEPVRTSSNQNQGAEETLDIPTFLRNRNRRR; from the coding sequence ATGTTGGAGTTTGATACAAATTTAGATTCGTTAGCGACAATAAAAGTTATCGGTGTCGGTGGTGGAGGAAATAACGCTGTAAACCGAATGATTGAGCATGGAGTACAGGGTGTTGAATTTATTGCTGTTAATACAGATGCGCAAGCTCTGAATCTATCAAAAGCTGAAATAAAAATGCAAATCGGTGGTAAATTAACTAGAGGATTAGGTGCAGGTGCGAATCCAGAAGTAGGTAAAAAAGCTGCTGAAGAAAGTAAAGAACAAATTGAAGAGGCTTTAAGAGGTGCGGACATGGTCTTTGTCACGGCTGGAATGGGTGGGGGTACCGGAACTGGTGCAGCTCCGGTAATCGCTCAAATTGCCCGTGAGATCGGTGCATTAACAGTCGGTGTTGTGACACGACCTTTCACCTTTGAGGGCAGAAAGCGTTCAAATCAGGCAAGCGGTGGTATCGCTGCAATGAAAGAAGGAGTGGATACCCTTATCGTTATTCCAAACGATCGTCTTCTTGAGATTGTGGATAAGAGCACACCAATGCTTGAAGCTTTCCGTGAAGCTGATAACGTTTTAAGACAAGGTGTACAAGGTATCTCAGATCTAATTGCTACACCTGGTCTGATTAACCTTGACTTTGCCGACGTAAAGACGATTATGTCTAACAAAGGCTCAGCCCTAATGGGTATCGGTGCAGCATCTGGTGAAAACCGGGCAACGGAAGCCGCAAAAAAAGCCGTTTCAAGTCCATTACTTGAGACTTCCATTGACGGGGCACAAGGTGTTCTGATGAATATTACAGGTGGTACGTCCTTAAGTCTATATGAAGTTCAAGAAGCTGCTGACATTGTAGCATCCGCTTCAGATCAAGAAGTGAATATGATCTTCGGTTCCGTCATTAACGAAGATTTAAAAGATGATATTGTGGTAACAGTTATTGCAACCGGGTTTAATGAAGAGGTCATTCAACCTCCAAAGCAAACTCGACCTACATTTGGTGGAATGAAACCGAATCAAAATCCAAACCCAAGCCAATCTATCAAGCGCGAACAACCTAAACGTGAAGAGCCTCAACACCAAGAGCCGGTGAGAACCTCTTCAAACCAGAACCAGGGTGCTGAAGAAACACTGGATATTCCAACCTTCTTACGAAACCGTAATCGCCGTAGATAA